One genomic segment of Aquipluma nitroreducens includes these proteins:
- a CDS encoding TorF family putative porin, whose translation MKKKITLIVFTLLAICTLNVKAQEEEKASPFTAGADFYSNYVWRGSLLGTGPAFQPSVKYSTGGLTIGVWGSFDAAGYAEADPYISYAFSSGLSLGITDYYYPRAGGSFTADSTNAVELNLGYTVGGLSLSANYILNEASVAASAGKDKYFQAAYAFKNCSLTVGAGDGWHTSDGKFNICNIGIGTGKVIKITDSFSIPVTGQVVFNPEKNQMFMVVGFSL comes from the coding sequence ATGAAAAAGAAAATTACCCTTATCGTTTTTACTCTTCTTGCTATTTGCACATTGAATGTAAAAGCACAAGAAGAAGAAAAGGCATCGCCATTTACTGCTGGTGCAGACTTTTACAGCAACTACGTTTGGAGAGGCTCATTATTAGGCACAGGACCTGCTTTCCAACCTTCTGTAAAATACAGTACAGGTGGATTAACTATTGGAGTATGGGGATCATTTGATGCAGCAGGTTATGCTGAAGCAGATCCATATATCTCTTACGCATTTTCAAGCGGTCTTAGCTTAGGTATAACCGATTATTATTATCCAAGAGCTGGCGGATCTTTCACAGCCGATTCGACAAATGCTGTTGAGCTTAATCTGGGATATACAGTCGGGGGTTTAAGTTTAAGTGCGAATTACATCTTAAACGAAGCATCTGTTGCTGCATCGGCAGGTAAAGACAAATACTTTCAGGCTGCATACGCCTTTAAAAACTGCAGCCTTACAGTTGGTGCCGGTGATGGATGGCATACTTCTGATGGAAAATTCAATATATGCAACATTGGCATTGGCACAGGAAAAGTAATCAAAATCACTGATAGCTTTTCGATACCTGTTACCGGGCAAGTTGTATTCAATCCTGAAAAGAACCAGATGTTTATGGTTGTAGGATTCAGTCTATAA
- a CDS encoding P-II family nitrogen regulator, translated as MKKIEAIIRKTKFEDVKEALTEAGIEFFSFWDVRGIGQTREGRVYRGVVYDTSTIERTILSIIVRDKNVEKTVLAIMTSARTGEIGDGKIFVSKIDESYRIRTGEFGDDSLFIKGKEI; from the coding sequence ATGAAGAAAATTGAAGCTATTATACGCAAAACCAAATTCGAAGATGTAAAAGAAGCGCTTACCGAAGCTGGTATTGAATTCTTTTCCTTCTGGGATGTACGTGGAATTGGCCAAACCAGAGAAGGACGTGTTTACAGAGGTGTTGTTTACGACACCAGCACCATTGAGCGTACAATCCTCTCCATTATCGTTCGCGACAAGAATGTTGAAAAAACAGTTCTTGCAATCATGACTTCAGCGAGAACAGGAGAAATTGGCGACGGAAAGATTTTCGTCTCAAAAATCGACGAATCTTACCGCATACGAACCGGGGAATTTGGCGACGATTCATTATTCATTAAAGGAAAAGAAATTTAA